A single region of the Leisingera thetidis genome encodes:
- a CDS encoding Lrp/AsnC family transcriptional regulator gives MLDPADTKLLAALQKNAHLTAQDLGELLNLSPSQAGRRRQRLEAEGYIQGYAARLDPAKLGLAVQGFVQVHLGSHGPEQSKGFARLVASQPEITSAWTMTGEADYLLRVYCANLEALNTLIHGILLPHPAVSRVQSQIVMAQLKRDAPLPT, from the coding sequence ATGCTCGACCCCGCCGATACAAAACTCCTCGCAGCGCTTCAGAAAAATGCCCACCTCACGGCGCAGGACCTTGGCGAGCTTCTGAACCTGTCGCCCAGCCAGGCCGGGCGGCGGCGGCAGCGGCTGGAGGCCGAGGGCTACATCCAGGGCTATGCGGCCCGGCTGGACCCGGCCAAGCTGGGGCTGGCAGTGCAGGGGTTCGTGCAGGTGCATCTGGGCAGCCACGGCCCGGAGCAATCCAAAGGATTTGCCCGTCTTGTGGCCAGCCAGCCGGAAATCACCTCGGCCTGGACAATGACCGGCGAGGCCGACTACCTGCTGCGCGTCTACTGCGCCAATCTGGAAGCGCTGAATACGCTGATCCACGGCATCCTGCTGCCGCATCCCGCTGTTTCCAGGGTTCAAAGCCAGATCGTAATGGCACAATTAAAACGCGATGCGCCCCTGCCGACTTAA
- the hppD gene encoding 4-hydroxyphenylpyruvate dioxygenase translates to MGPFPHDAPKSEISPENPAGTDGFEFVEFASPEPEELRKLFARMGYELVGRHKNKPGIELWQQGDITYILNAQGGSFAEKFVEQHGPCAPSMGWRVADAQKAFDHAVAKGAEPYEGADKTMDVPAIKGIGGSLIYFIDQYHDTSPYNAEFEWLKQSKPRGVGFYYLDHLTHNVFKGNMDKWFRFYGDLFNFKEIRFFDIEGKYTGLLSRALTSPCGRIRIPINEDRGETGQIVSYLKKYKGEGIQHIAVGTGNIYDATDEISARGIQFMPAPPAAYYDLSHERVAGHDEPLQRMRKHGILIDGEGVVDGGETKILLQIFSKTVIGPIFFEFIQRKGDDGFGEGNFKALFESIEREQIESGEIQAAE, encoded by the coding sequence ATGGGCCCGTTCCCGCATGATGCCCCGAAATCCGAAATTTCGCCTGAAAACCCGGCTGGCACCGATGGTTTTGAGTTTGTTGAATTTGCCAGCCCCGAGCCGGAGGAGCTGCGGAAGCTGTTCGCCAGGATGGGCTATGAGCTGGTGGGCCGCCACAAGAACAAGCCCGGCATCGAATTGTGGCAGCAGGGCGACATCACCTACATCCTGAACGCCCAGGGCGGCAGCTTTGCCGAGAAGTTCGTCGAACAGCACGGGCCCTGCGCGCCATCGATGGGCTGGCGCGTGGCGGATGCGCAAAAGGCGTTCGATCATGCCGTTGCCAAAGGCGCCGAGCCTTATGAGGGAGCGGACAAGACCATGGACGTGCCTGCGATCAAGGGCATCGGCGGCTCGCTGATCTACTTCATCGACCAGTATCACGACACGTCACCGTACAACGCAGAGTTCGAGTGGCTGAAGCAGTCCAAGCCGCGCGGGGTGGGGTTCTATTACCTCGACCACCTGACCCATAACGTGTTCAAGGGGAATATGGACAAGTGGTTCAGGTTCTACGGCGACCTGTTCAACTTCAAGGAGATCCGTTTCTTCGACATCGAGGGCAAATACACCGGCCTTCTCAGCCGCGCGCTCACCTCGCCCTGCGGCCGGATCCGGATCCCGATCAACGAGGACCGCGGCGAGACCGGGCAGATCGTGTCCTACCTGAAGAAATACAAGGGGGAGGGAATCCAGCACATCGCCGTCGGCACCGGCAACATCTATGACGCCACCGACGAGATCTCCGCGCGCGGCATCCAGTTCATGCCAGCGCCGCCTGCGGCTTATTACGATCTCAGCCATGAGCGTGTTGCAGGCCATGATGAGCCGCTGCAGCGGATGCGCAAACACGGCATTCTGATTGACGGCGAAGGCGTGGTGGATGGCGGCGAGACCAAGATCCTGCTGCAGATCTTCTCGAAAACCGTGATCGGGCCGATCTTCTTCGAGTTCATCCAGCGCAAGGGCGACGACGGCTTTGGCGAGGGCAACTTCAAGGCGCTGTTTGAATCGATCGAGCGCGAGCAGATCGAAAGCGGAGAGATCCAGGCCGCGGAATAA
- a CDS encoding SIMPL domain-containing protein: protein MKARKLLAAALMLSMSAGALSAGEAAALRQITVNGESTLQVAPELATITLGVTEEAEQAAAAMSAVSEAMNAVIARLKEAGIAAEDMQTSQISMHPVWSQDRSGSNGGRREITGFQGSNTLMVRVRDLAQLGPVLDGVLTAGANQFQGLSFGVSDPAAMQDQIRGEAVKDAIRKAEQLAEAAGMELGPVRSISEHGGGGPRPMMAMEMARSDAMPVEAGELTFTHSVSVVFDMAVPGSE from the coding sequence ATGAAGGCAAGGAAACTTCTGGCGGCAGCCTTGATGTTGTCGATGAGCGCCGGCGCCCTGTCAGCGGGAGAGGCCGCGGCCTTGCGTCAGATCACCGTCAACGGGGAAAGCACCCTGCAGGTGGCGCCCGAACTGGCGACCATCACGTTGGGCGTGACCGAGGAGGCCGAGCAAGCTGCCGCGGCGATGAGCGCTGTTTCGGAGGCGATGAACGCGGTGATTGCGCGGCTGAAAGAGGCCGGTATTGCCGCAGAGGACATGCAGACCAGCCAGATCTCAATGCATCCGGTGTGGTCGCAGGACCGGTCCGGCAGCAATGGCGGGCGGCGTGAGATCACCGGCTTCCAGGGCTCGAACACGCTGATGGTGCGGGTCCGCGACCTGGCGCAGCTGGGGCCGGTGCTGGACGGGGTGCTGACGGCCGGCGCCAACCAGTTCCAGGGGCTGAGCTTCGGCGTCTCCGACCCGGCGGCGATGCAGGACCAGATCCGCGGCGAGGCGGTCAAGGATGCCATCCGCAAGGCTGAGCAACTGGCCGAAGCAGCGGGCATGGAACTGGGACCGGTGCGCTCGATCAGCGAGCACGGCGGCGGCGGCCCGCGCCCGATGATGGCGATGGAGATGGCCCGCAGCGACGCGATGCCGGTCGAGGCAGGAGAGCTGACCTTCACCCATTCCGTCTCAGTCGTCTTCGACATGGCGGTGCCGGGGTCCGAATAA
- a CDS encoding O-acetylhomoserine aminocarboxypropyltransferase/cysteine synthase family protein translates to MTDAPSYGFDTLQIHAGAKPDPATGARQTPIYQSTAYVFRDAEHAAALFNLQEVGFIYSRLTNPTVAVLQERLATLEGGVGAVCCSSGHAAQIMALFPLMGPGCNVVASTRLYGGTVTQFSQTIKRFGWSAKFVDTDDLEAVKAAIDDNTRAVFCESIANPGGYVTDIRSLADITDAAGVPLIVDNTSATPYLCRPIEHGATLVVHSTTKYLTGNGTVTGGCIVDSGKFDWSANDKFPSLSEPETAYHGLKFHETFGPLAFTFHGIAIGLRDLGMTMNPQAAHYTLMGVETLSLRMQKHCENAEKIAAWLEQDARVDYVTYAGLPSSPYHERAKTCYPKGTGGLFTFAVKGGYEACIKLVDSLEIFSHVANLGDTRSLIIHSASTTHRQLSPEQQKAAGASPNVVRVSIGIEDPDDLIRDLDQALAKACS, encoded by the coding sequence ATGACCGACGCACCGTCCTACGGTTTTGACACCTTGCAGATCCATGCCGGCGCCAAGCCGGACCCGGCCACCGGCGCACGGCAGACGCCGATATACCAGAGCACGGCCTATGTGTTCCGCGATGCAGAGCATGCCGCGGCGCTGTTCAACCTGCAGGAAGTCGGATTCATCTATTCCCGCCTGACCAATCCCACCGTCGCAGTGCTGCAGGAGCGGCTGGCAACGCTGGAGGGCGGCGTCGGCGCGGTCTGCTGCTCGTCGGGCCACGCGGCGCAGATCATGGCTCTGTTCCCGCTGATGGGGCCGGGCTGCAACGTGGTGGCCTCGACCCGGCTTTACGGCGGCACCGTCACCCAGTTCAGCCAGACCATCAAGCGCTTCGGCTGGTCGGCCAAATTCGTCGACACCGACGATCTGGAGGCGGTGAAGGCGGCGATCGATGACAACACCCGCGCGGTGTTCTGTGAATCCATCGCCAACCCCGGCGGCTATGTGACCGACATCCGGTCGCTGGCGGATATCACCGATGCGGCCGGCGTCCCGCTGATTGTCGACAACACCTCGGCCACGCCCTATCTGTGCCGTCCGATCGAGCATGGCGCCACGCTGGTGGTGCATTCGACCACCAAATACCTGACCGGCAACGGCACCGTGACCGGCGGCTGCATCGTTGATTCGGGCAAGTTCGACTGGTCCGCCAACGACAAGTTCCCGTCGCTGTCCGAACCCGAAACCGCCTATCACGGGCTGAAGTTCCACGAGACCTTCGGGCCGCTGGCCTTCACCTTCCACGGCATCGCCATCGGGCTGCGCGATCTCGGCATGACGATGAACCCGCAGGCAGCGCATTACACGCTGATGGGCGTCGAAACCCTGAGCTTGCGGATGCAGAAGCACTGCGAGAACGCCGAGAAGATCGCCGCCTGGCTCGAACAGGACGCGCGCGTCGACTACGTGACCTATGCGGGCCTGCCGTCGTCTCCCTATCACGAGCGCGCCAAGACCTGTTACCCCAAGGGCACCGGCGGCCTGTTCACCTTTGCCGTCAAGGGCGGGTATGAGGCCTGCATCAAGCTGGTGGATTCACTGGAGATCTTCAGCCATGTCGCCAATTTGGGCGACACCCGCTCGCTGATCATCCATTCGGCCTCGACCACGCACCGCCAGCTGTCGCCGGAACAGCAGAAAGCGGCCGGTGCCAGCCCCAACGTGGTGCGGGTGTCCATCGGCATCGAAGATCCGGACGACCTGATCCGCGATCTGGATCAGGCGCTGGCCAAGGCCTGCAGCTGA
- a CDS encoding site-specific integrase — translation MTKLTKRIVDGLAPEAKERIIWDQELPGFGIRIYPTGRKVYLVQYRSSGRTRRKNLGQHGVLTADEARKEAKLVQADVARGGDPSAERKAKLRSLTVAALAERFLAEHVALHCKPSTHYDYSNTVRGTINPALGPIKITEITRADIANFHHQKRDTPYQANRAVALLSKMFNVAEDWGLRPQGSNPATRIKKYREVEKKRYLNDAEQAQLGETLFEGLDSGELSEYVVAAIYLLMLTGCRLKEIQALQWDFVTSTHLELPDSKTGRRRIPLPREAQTVLDALPRREGNPYVILGDSPEGHYNDLQKPWRKIRAKAGLHDVRLHDLRHTYASVAVTNGIDPFMLKEIMGHKNLSTTLRYAHLADDAVQRAAGSIASRLASAMQRSEGRPHGLRAVG, via the coding sequence ATGACAAAACTTACAAAACGGATCGTGGACGGGCTTGCCCCAGAGGCGAAGGAACGGATCATTTGGGACCAGGAATTGCCCGGATTTGGCATCCGCATCTATCCTACTGGCCGCAAGGTCTACCTCGTGCAATACCGCAGCAGTGGCAGGACGCGGCGCAAGAACCTTGGACAGCACGGAGTCTTGACGGCAGACGAAGCACGCAAAGAGGCCAAGCTTGTACAAGCCGACGTCGCGCGGGGCGGCGACCCCTCTGCGGAGCGTAAGGCAAAGCTGCGCAGCCTGACAGTGGCCGCACTGGCGGAACGGTTCCTAGCGGAGCACGTTGCACTGCATTGCAAGCCTTCCACGCATTACGATTATTCCAATACCGTTCGAGGCACGATCAACCCTGCCCTGGGGCCGATTAAAATCACCGAAATCACCCGCGCCGACATTGCCAACTTCCACCACCAGAAACGGGATACTCCATATCAGGCAAATCGTGCTGTCGCCCTGCTGTCCAAGATGTTCAATGTGGCCGAGGACTGGGGCCTGCGTCCGCAGGGCTCGAACCCAGCCACTCGGATCAAGAAGTATCGCGAAGTTGAAAAGAAGCGCTACCTGAACGACGCCGAACAGGCACAGCTTGGGGAAACCTTGTTTGAGGGCCTCGATTCAGGTGAGCTTTCAGAATACGTTGTCGCCGCCATTTACCTGCTGATGCTCACAGGATGCCGTCTCAAAGAAATTCAAGCGCTGCAGTGGGATTTTGTCACCTCGACGCATTTAGAGCTTCCAGACAGCAAAACAGGCAGACGGCGCATTCCTCTACCCAGAGAGGCACAGACAGTCCTGGACGCCTTGCCCCGCCGTGAGGGAAACCCTTACGTCATTCTGGGGGACAGTCCCGAAGGCCACTACAACGATTTGCAAAAGCCGTGGCGCAAGATCAGAGCCAAGGCCGGTCTGCACGACGTGCGATTGCACGATCTGCGGCATACCTATGCTTCGGTTGCTGTCACAAATGGGATTGACCCATTCATGCTCAAAGAAATCATGGGACACAAAAACCTGTCCACAACACTGCGGTACGCGCATCTCGCAGACGACGCAGTTCAACGAGCTGCCGGGTCGATTGCATCGCGTCTGGCTAGCGCCATGCAGAGGAGCGAAGGTCGTCCGCATGGGTTGCGTGCCGTGGGATAA
- a CDS encoding helix-turn-helix transcriptional regulator, producing the protein MINNRLNGHDPDTLVDEREAASFLCYSVRALQNWRHRGGGPRFVKVSSRSVRYRRADLLDWIAERTVSHTSQPI; encoded by the coding sequence ATGATCAACAATCGCTTGAACGGGCACGATCCCGACACCCTAGTAGACGAGCGCGAAGCCGCATCGTTCCTGTGCTATTCCGTGCGCGCTCTTCAGAACTGGCGGCATCGTGGCGGCGGCCCGCGCTTCGTCAAAGTATCCTCGCGCTCTGTCCGTTACCGGCGCGCTGACCTTTTGGACTGGATTGCTGAGCGAACAGTCTCCCACACGTCGCAACCCATCTGA
- a CDS encoding RloB family protein gives MARRSPGSRERRKKFYIFCEGVNTEPEYIEAYNVSYCRASIEVIFGEGGADPSALVRRSIAKEQEISTEEYRDEFGDQDQVWAVFDRDDHEHYHSAIELASKNNVRIAASDPCFELWLVLHFVDYSSSQHRSKLKKQCEEVCPGYTADRKKVPDHSQVLPLVFDAERRSEILREQCRKAGTETPTTNVDELTRCMRSARLETVFLYNVCQIDDKFMAEKTPHATSVLVDVEEMNSSQLIMQLEKFGNERAKSLGFEGSFSRVRDLTRAKVALIFPSKEGDGSMGDVLDILDCPRVILLG, from the coding sequence ATGGCTCGACGCTCTCCTGGGTCGCGCGAGCGGAGAAAGAAGTTTTACATTTTCTGCGAAGGAGTGAACACCGAACCTGAGTATATAGAGGCATACAATGTTTCCTATTGCCGAGCGTCAATTGAAGTAATTTTCGGAGAAGGTGGCGCAGATCCGAGTGCTCTGGTAAGGCGGTCGATTGCCAAAGAGCAAGAAATCTCGACGGAAGAGTATAGGGATGAATTTGGTGACCAAGATCAAGTATGGGCGGTATTTGATCGTGATGATCATGAACATTATCATTCCGCCATCGAACTGGCTTCAAAGAATAATGTGCGAATAGCGGCCAGTGATCCGTGCTTTGAGCTGTGGTTGGTCCTACACTTCGTGGACTATAGTAGCTCGCAACATCGTTCCAAGCTCAAGAAGCAATGTGAGGAGGTTTGCCCGGGGTACACCGCCGATAGAAAAAAAGTTCCCGATCATTCACAGGTTCTACCTCTGGTTTTCGATGCGGAGCGCAGGTCCGAAATTTTGAGAGAGCAGTGCAGAAAAGCAGGCACAGAAACTCCGACTACAAATGTAGATGAGCTCACACGCTGCATGAGATCGGCTCGGCTTGAGACAGTTTTCTTATACAATGTCTGTCAGATTGACGATAAGTTTATGGCAGAAAAGACACCACATGCGACTTCGGTCTTAGTGGATGTGGAGGAGATGAATTCTAGTCAATTGATTATGCAGTTGGAAAAGTTTGGCAATGAGAGAGCAAAATCTCTAGGCTTTGAAGGGAGTTTTTCTCGCGTAAGGGATTTGACACGGGCCAAAGTAGCGTTGATTTTTCCTTCGAAAGAAGGCGATGGCAGTATGGGGGACGTGTTGGATATTTTGGATTGTCCTAGAGTCATTCTGCTTGGTTGA
- a CDS encoding AAA family ATPase yields MSIGDQQTLSMVATKLAGSHEPFDVSIPSVTEGVLPCAIIYGPNASGKSNLISAFERMRSLILTSHSPRKLNAKIPHQPFLLGGGWSDCPTTFDVSFTLNGTRYDYGFSHDAERIHSEYLDAFPEGRRRKLFSRSGDEIDFGATFKGAKKTISELTRPDALFLTVAAQHNHDELAGAAQFFSSSYLSTQLSFADKFVTSSLEQGEVDERAIKFLNLIGTGIIGYKTRRADLTPKKRTILNDIVRVMQKHSDDEEELPEEDIFPTDMKEVSLQLEHRSDNGEAIYFNIDQESLGTRRLLELLNHIFKTLDEGRVAFIDELDASLHTFAVRSIIELFTNRKINKKNAQLISTTHDTNILSTDHLRRDEIWFVEKSHGGASEYFPLSEFSVRRDEILEKQYLDGRYGAVPAKFSYRHFLKDDPASEI; encoded by the coding sequence ATGTCGATTGGTGATCAACAGACTCTTTCAATGGTGGCGACAAAGCTCGCCGGGAGCCATGAACCGTTCGATGTCAGTATCCCATCGGTGACCGAAGGTGTGCTGCCCTGCGCCATAATCTATGGCCCCAATGCATCTGGGAAATCAAATTTGATCTCTGCATTCGAGCGTATGCGTAGTTTGATACTCACATCACATAGCCCAAGGAAATTGAACGCAAAGATTCCGCATCAACCATTTTTGCTGGGAGGGGGGTGGAGTGATTGTCCTACAACCTTTGACGTCTCATTCACCCTCAATGGGACACGATATGACTATGGATTTTCACATGATGCGGAAAGAATTCATTCAGAATACCTTGACGCCTTTCCAGAAGGTCGCCGCAGGAAACTCTTCTCCAGAAGTGGAGATGAAATAGATTTTGGCGCTACATTTAAAGGGGCAAAAAAGACAATTTCTGAACTTACAAGGCCTGATGCGCTGTTTCTTACAGTGGCTGCACAGCACAATCATGATGAATTAGCAGGTGCCGCCCAATTTTTTTCGTCATCCTACCTTTCAACACAGCTCTCGTTCGCCGATAAATTTGTCACTTCCTCTCTTGAACAGGGGGAGGTGGACGAGCGCGCAATTAAGTTTCTCAACTTAATTGGCACAGGTATTATTGGATACAAAACAAGGCGAGCGGACCTTACACCTAAGAAGCGCACTATTTTGAATGATATTGTGCGAGTAATGCAAAAGCATTCAGATGATGAAGAAGAATTGCCCGAAGAGGACATATTTCCTACGGACATGAAGGAAGTGAGTCTTCAGCTAGAACATAGAAGCGACAACGGTGAAGCGATCTACTTTAATATTGATCAGGAGAGCTTGGGTACTAGAAGGTTGCTCGAGTTATTGAACCACATCTTCAAGACTCTTGACGAAGGGCGTGTAGCGTTTATCGACGAGTTGGACGCTAGCTTGCATACCTTTGCGGTGAGATCGATTATTGAGCTATTTACGAATAGAAAAATCAACAAAAAAAACGCACAATTGATTTCAACAACTCACGACACTAATATTCTCAGCACCGATCACTTGCGGCGAGACGAAATTTGGTTCGTAGAAAAATCTCATGGAGGTGCCTCAGAATATTTTCCATTGTCGGAATTCTCTGTACGTCGAGACGAAATTCTTGAGAAACAGTACCTGGATGGTCGTTATGGTGCTGTTCCAGCGAAATTCAGTTACAGGCACTTCTTAAAAGATGACCCTGCTAGTGAGATCTAG
- a CDS encoding amidase, which yields MTDITALTAEDMAALLRARSLSAREVLAAHKAQTEAREGTVNAFVTLDWQAAEARAAELDAMAAEGRFAGPLHGLPLAIKDCFETKGLRTTWGSRSFEKHVPDFDALHVARLRTAGAVITGKSSTPEFTLSGQTSNLVSGTTRNPLNPEKSVAGSSGGAAAALAAGMVALADGSDLGGSTRTPAAWCGVVGCRPTSGLIPYAPNPAPFDGLSVPGPMARTVRDLVLMLEVMQGNAASQPLGFWQELPNLAGLEQAPAPGSGRVSLSLSPFGAGVDPSVQAAIAPVELLCRELGWQVAEDAPALTPLLAHGAIIRGQCALQIRAALEPDMALAGESFRTACAQAEGRSLAELIAYQKTRARVWTDVAAFFERYDFALWPTATGLPFSADLRDAEITEDWRTVTLTPPMELPSVSIPFGHSSDGMPAGLHITGPKGSDARLLQFARSIERAVRA from the coding sequence ATGACTGACATCACCGCGCTCACCGCCGAGGATATGGCCGCCCTGCTGCGCGCCCGCAGCCTGAGCGCCCGCGAAGTGCTGGCGGCGCACAAGGCGCAGACCGAGGCGCGGGAAGGCACCGTCAACGCGTTTGTCACCCTGGATTGGCAGGCGGCAGAGGCGCGGGCGGCGGAACTGGATGCAATGGCGGCAGAAGGCCGCTTTGCCGGCCCGCTGCACGGGCTGCCGCTGGCCATCAAGGACTGCTTCGAGACCAAGGGCCTGCGCACCACCTGGGGATCCCGAAGCTTTGAAAAACACGTGCCGGATTTTGACGCGCTGCATGTGGCGCGGCTACGGACGGCCGGCGCGGTGATCACCGGCAAGAGCAGCACGCCGGAATTCACACTTTCCGGCCAGACCAGCAACCTGGTTTCCGGCACCACCCGCAACCCGCTGAACCCGGAGAAAAGCGTGGCCGGCAGTTCCGGCGGTGCGGCCGCAGCGCTGGCGGCGGGCATGGTGGCGCTGGCCGACGGCTCCGATCTTGGCGGCAGCACCCGCACGCCCGCCGCCTGGTGCGGTGTCGTCGGCTGCCGGCCGACCTCCGGCCTGATCCCCTATGCGCCGAATCCGGCGCCGTTTGACGGGCTGTCGGTGCCGGGGCCAATGGCGCGGACAGTGCGCGATCTGGTGCTGATGCTGGAGGTGATGCAGGGCAATGCCGCCAGCCAGCCGCTGGGCTTCTGGCAGGAGCTGCCAAACCTTGCCGGCCTTGAGCAGGCCCCTGCGCCGGGGTCCGGCCGGGTGTCCCTGTCGCTGTCCCCCTTCGGCGCCGGCGTGGACCCGTCGGTGCAGGCGGCGATTGCACCGGTTGAGCTGCTGTGCCGGGAGCTGGGCTGGCAGGTGGCGGAGGACGCCCCGGCCCTGACGCCGCTGCTGGCGCATGGCGCCATCATCCGCGGCCAATGCGCGCTGCAGATCCGGGCGGCGCTGGAGCCGGACATGGCGCTGGCAGGCGAAAGCTTCCGCACCGCCTGCGCCCAGGCGGAAGGGCGCAGCCTGGCGGAGCTGATCGCCTATCAGAAGACCCGCGCCCGGGTCTGGACGGATGTTGCCGCCTTTTTCGAGCGTTATGACTTTGCACTATGGCCCACAGCCACCGGGCTGCCCTTCTCGGCCGATCTGCGCGACGCAGAGATCACCGAAGACTGGCGCACGGTGACGCTGACGCCGCCAATGGAACTGCCCTCGGTCTCGATCCCGTTCGGCCATTCCTCGGACGGGATGCCGGCAGGGCTGCATATCACCGGCCCCAAGGGCTCGGATGCGCGGCTCCTGCAATTCGCACGCAGCATCGAGCGTGCGGTCCGGGCCTGA
- a CDS encoding hydroxymethylpyrimidine/phosphomethylpyrimidine kinase codes for MTAVLAIGGTDSSGGAGITRDTAMAAKLGVTARPVVTAVTVQTDAAVLAVYPCQPRAVAQQARAALAAPPAPGAAKIGMLGSAAVAEAVAAALPEDLPIVLDPVLKASSGGTLMEAEGFDALLRRALLATPNLAELETLSGVRGGTEAQAAALLAQGVQAVLVKGGHGTGAESIDLLFTADGAVLPFAAPRLAVSKRGTGCSLATAIACFLAQGAGLEEACRRGKASVHRWLRR; via the coding sequence ATGACTGCGGTCCTGGCGATTGGCGGCACCGATAGCAGCGGCGGCGCGGGGATTACGCGCGATACCGCGATGGCGGCAAAGCTGGGTGTGACGGCCCGCCCGGTTGTCACTGCAGTGACGGTGCAGACCGATGCCGCTGTGCTGGCCGTTTATCCTTGCCAGCCTCGGGCCGTTGCACAGCAGGCGCGCGCCGCCTTGGCGGCACCGCCCGCCCCCGGCGCCGCGAAGATCGGGATGCTCGGCTCTGCTGCAGTGGCCGAAGCGGTAGCCGCCGCGCTGCCTGAAGATCTGCCGATCGTGCTGGACCCGGTGCTGAAGGCGAGTTCCGGCGGCACGCTGATGGAGGCAGAGGGTTTTGACGCCTTGCTGCGGCGGGCGCTGCTGGCCACCCCGAACCTGGCGGAGCTGGAGACGCTGTCCGGAGTGCGGGGCGGCACCGAAGCGCAGGCCGCCGCACTGCTGGCGCAGGGCGTGCAGGCGGTGCTGGTCAAGGGCGGCCACGGCACAGGTGCCGAGAGCATTGATCTGCTGTTCACGGCGGATGGTGCAGTTCTCCCTTTTGCGGCACCGCGACTGGCGGTTTCGAAACGCGGCACCGGCTGCAGCCTGGCCACCGCCATCGCCTGTTTTCTGGCGCAGGGGGCCGGGCTGGAGGAAGCCTGCCGCAGGGGCAAGGCGTCCGTGCACCGCTGGCTGCGCCGCTGA
- a CDS encoding HesA/MoeB/ThiF family protein: protein MSRYARQTILPEVGAEGQARLARSHVLVVGAGGLGCPVLQYLGGAGVGRITVMDADRVEESNLHRQVLYAMEDIGLPKAESARRHLLAANPDLQVTAMVRRLDAANAVEMVARADLVVDAADSFAVSYTLSDECLRQGKTLISASALGQSGYAGGFCGGGPSLRAVFPDLPAQAATCATAGVMGPAVGLIGALQAQLALKALLNHQPSPRGQLFVFRLDQLQASSFRFDDAEEPEDALPFVAAAHLSDRDTVIELRDAAEAPRLPTPNARRIARADLAAAGLPHSGRIVLCCRTGLRAWAAARDLQQAGYGNLALLAAGGGA from the coding sequence ATGAGCCGCTACGCCCGCCAGACGATCCTGCCGGAAGTCGGCGCCGAAGGGCAGGCAAGGCTGGCCCGGTCGCATGTGCTGGTGGTCGGCGCCGGGGGATTGGGCTGCCCGGTGCTGCAGTATCTGGGCGGCGCCGGCGTGGGCCGGATCACCGTGATGGATGCTGACAGGGTGGAGGAGAGCAACCTGCACCGGCAGGTGCTTTACGCCATGGAAGATATTGGCCTGCCCAAGGCGGAGAGCGCCCGGCGGCACCTGCTGGCGGCAAATCCGGACCTGCAGGTTACTGCAATGGTGCGCCGTCTGGATGCCGCCAATGCGGTCGAGATGGTGGCCAGGGCCGATCTGGTGGTGGATGCGGCGGACAGTTTTGCGGTGTCCTATACCCTGTCGGACGAATGCCTGCGGCAGGGCAAAACCCTGATCTCGGCTTCGGCGCTGGGGCAATCGGGCTATGCCGGGGGGTTCTGCGGCGGCGGGCCTTCGCTGCGCGCGGTGTTCCCGGACCTGCCCGCGCAAGCCGCGACCTGCGCCACTGCCGGCGTGATGGGGCCGGCCGTGGGCCTGATCGGTGCCTTGCAGGCGCAGCTGGCCTTGAAGGCGCTGCTGAATCATCAGCCGTCGCCGCGGGGGCAGCTGTTTGTTTTCCGGCTGGACCAACTGCAGGCCAGCAGCTTCCGTTTTGATGATGCGGAAGAGCCCGAAGACGCCCTGCCCTTTGTTGCAGCTGCTCATCTTTCAGACCGGGACACGGTGATCGAGCTGCGCGATGCCGCCGAAGCCCCCCGTTTGCCCACCCCCAATGCGCGGCGGATTGCGCGGGCGGATCTGGCGGCGGCGGGGCTGCCGCACAGTGGCCGGATTGTGCTGTGCTGCCGTACCGGGCTGCGCGCCTGGGCGGCGGCCCGCGATCTGCAGCAGGCGGGCTATGGCAACCTTGCGCTGCTGGCCGCCGGGGGCGGCGCATGA